From Candidatus Omnitrophota bacterium:
TTTTTTAGAGAGAGTAAAATGTTTTTCAATTACACAAGCTCCCATGGCGACAGCGGCTAAAGACATTTCTATCCCTTTAGTGTGATCGGAATATCCTATTGGAACTTTAAATTTATCTCTTAACGTATTCATTGCCCTTAAATTCACATCATTCATATCTGCCGGATAATTCGAAGTGCAATGAAGCAAGATTAGTTTTCTATTCCCTGAATTATAAATCGTTTTAACGGCATCCTCAACTTCCGCCATTGTCGACATCCCCGACGACAATATAACAGGTTTGCCGAATCCCGCCACAGTTTTAAGTAAGGGTATATTTGTAATGTCACCCGAACCTATCTTAAAGGCCGGCACACCTAAGCCATTTAAAAATTGCGCGCTCTTTTGATCAAAAGGCGTTGAAAGAAATATGATTTTTTTCTTTCTGCAGTATTTAAATATCTCTCGGAATTCACTTTCTAAAAGTTCAAGTTTTCTAAGCATCTCAAATTGCGATTTTGCCTTAGCATTCTTCTTTTGATATTCTGCCTGCGGAGCTCTTCTGGTCACTAGTTCTTCTGTTTTAAATGTTTGGAATTTTACGGCATCCGCTCCGGCTGCTTTTGCTGCCTCAACAAGTTTGTTTGCCAGTTTCAAGCTGCCGTTATGATTAACCCCCGCTTCCGCAATTATAAAAGCCGGACAGCCATCGCCCACTTCCCGGTCCTTAATCCTAATCTTTTTTATTTTCATTGGTTCTCTAATTATT
This genomic window contains:
- the neuB gene encoding N-acetylneuraminate synthase → MKIKKIRIKDREVGDGCPAFIIAEAGVNHNGSLKLANKLVEAAKAAGADAVKFQTFKTEELVTRRAPQAEYQKKNAKAKSQFEMLRKLELLESEFREIFKYCRKKKIIFLSTPFDQKSAQFLNGLGVPAFKIGSGDITNIPLLKTVAGFGKPVILSSGMSTMAEVEDAVKTIYNSGNRKLILLHCTSNYPADMNDVNLRAMNTLRDKFKVPIGYSDHTKGIEMSLAAVAMGACVIEKHFTLSKKMKGPDHKASIEQREFSKLVQNTRMIEKAFGNGIKKPAFSEKRIMDIARKSVVSTRKIKKGEQITLAMLTVKRPGTGIKPKDMNKVLGKKAAKIIGKNEILLWKYLK